A single genomic interval of Anaerolineae bacterium harbors:
- a CDS encoding energy-coupling factor transporter transmembrane protein EcfT, with protein MRQDYHPLAWLAWATAAAVVALMTLNPLYLTLLGLAVLASYRVISLRSPTARQWGAFLKAGLLIWAITIPFNALMSHYGRYVLFRLPADWPLIGGAITLEAVAYGFARGLSLVLLLMIFATFNSAVDTARLLRRMPAFLYLAGMITSIALAFVPQMISALQEIREAQRVRGHRFRTIRDLLPLIMPLLTTGLERAMQLAESMEARGFGGSAASISRLLDHTLKGMTLAGLLAVLAGLFARSYWSRQAWIGILLTAGGLLLMAAAFWVQGRRVRRTRYRHDLWLSRDTLMVASSVAAAAGVLIARALNRAALFYYPYPPYSVWPTFDWRLGLLYALFMAPAWLLPSARTAQPDQYPLPREPL; from the coding sequence ATGCGTCAGGATTACCATCCGCTGGCCTGGCTGGCCTGGGCGACTGCCGCGGCTGTTGTCGCGCTGATGACCCTCAACCCGCTGTACCTGACCCTGCTGGGGCTGGCCGTGCTGGCCAGCTATCGGGTCATCAGCCTGCGCTCGCCCACTGCGCGGCAGTGGGGCGCCTTCCTGAAGGCCGGCCTCCTGATCTGGGCCATCACCATCCCCTTCAACGCCTTAATGTCCCATTATGGGCGCTATGTGCTGTTCCGCCTGCCGGCCGACTGGCCCCTGATTGGCGGCGCCATCACGCTGGAGGCCGTCGCCTATGGGTTCGCCCGCGGGCTGAGCCTGGTCCTGCTGTTGATGATATTCGCCACATTCAACTCCGCAGTGGATACCGCCAGGCTCCTGCGGCGCATGCCGGCCTTCCTGTACCTGGCCGGCATGATCACCTCCATCGCCCTGGCCTTTGTCCCCCAGATGATCAGCGCCCTGCAAGAAATCCGCGAGGCCCAGCGCGTGCGCGGCCACCGCTTCCGCACCATCCGCGACCTCCTGCCGCTCATCATGCCCCTGCTGACCACCGGCCTGGAGCGCGCCATGCAGCTCGCGGAGTCCATGGAAGCGCGCGGTTTTGGCGGCTCCGCCGCCTCCATCAGCCGCCTGCTGGATCACACCCTGAAGGGGATGACGCTGGCCGGCTTATTGGCAGTGCTGGCCGGCCTGTTCGCCCGCAGTTACTGGTCCCGGCAGGCCTGGATCGGGATCCTGCTCACCGCCGGCGGCCTCCTGCTCATGGCCGCGGCCTTCTGGGTGCAGGGCCGGCGGGTGCGGCGCACCCGCTACCGCCATGATTTGTGGCTGTCGCGCGATACGCTCATGGTGGCGAGCAGTGTCGCGGCCGCGGCCGGCGTCCTGATCGCCCGGGCGCTGAACCGCGCCGCGCTGTTCTATTACCCTTACCCGCCCTACTCCGTCTGGCCGACGTTCGACTGGCGCCTGGGCCTGCTGTATGCGCTGTTCATGGCGCCGGCGTGGCTCCTCCCATCGGCCCGCACTGCCCAGCCAGACCAATATCCTCTTCCGAGGGAACCGCTGTGA
- a CDS encoding ABC transporter ATP-binding protein encodes MIHFRRVSYWYPDSPEPVLRDVTFDIEEGEFVLVIGPSGSGKSTLLRCINGMIPHFYGGTFAGAVRVAGLDPVELGPKGMAHLVGFVLQDPEAQFVVDTVEDELAFAMENQGLSMTLMRKRIEEVLDQLSIAHLRHRRISSLSGGEKQRVAIASVLTLQPKVLVLDEPTSQLDPQAAEEVLTVLQKLNEDLGLTILLSEHRLERVAQYADRILWVPAPGQPPALGAPAEILARVDLTPPLITLAKAMGWHPLPLTIKQARPFARRAGLVGQPSLQDEESVIRRRAPNALPQDSLTVDMRDVWYAYSGTDQPALRGIHLQVHQGEFLALMGRNGSGKSTLLKHIIGLLQPQRGQVLVAGRDTRRHSVEELARFVGYVPQNPGALLFQDTLRDELEFTLRNHGMPLRDYTPLIRALGLEPHLERYPRDLSVGERQRAALAAILVVEPPLILLDEPTRGLDYPQKRSLAGFLKDQKAQGRTIIMSTHDVELVAECADRVVILGEGEVIVDGPARKVMTSSMIFSSQVNKLLRDDRFLTVEDVLAGMPPAEVGR; translated from the coding sequence GTGATCCACTTCCGGCGCGTCTCCTACTGGTACCCGGACAGCCCAGAACCTGTCCTGCGCGATGTGACCTTCGACATCGAGGAGGGGGAATTTGTGCTGGTCATCGGGCCGTCCGGCTCCGGCAAATCCACCCTCCTGCGCTGTATCAACGGCATGATCCCGCATTTCTACGGCGGGACATTCGCCGGCGCGGTGCGGGTGGCCGGCCTGGACCCGGTCGAGCTTGGCCCAAAGGGCATGGCCCACCTGGTCGGATTCGTGCTCCAGGACCCGGAGGCCCAGTTCGTCGTCGACACGGTGGAGGACGAGCTGGCCTTCGCCATGGAGAACCAGGGGCTGTCCATGACCCTCATGCGCAAGCGCATCGAGGAGGTCCTGGACCAGTTGAGCATCGCGCACCTGCGGCACCGCCGGATTTCGAGCCTGTCCGGCGGGGAAAAACAGCGCGTCGCCATCGCCTCGGTGCTGACCCTTCAGCCCAAGGTCTTGGTGCTGGATGAGCCGACCTCCCAGCTCGATCCGCAGGCGGCCGAGGAAGTGCTGACCGTCCTGCAGAAGCTGAACGAGGACCTGGGGCTGACCATTCTGCTGTCGGAGCATCGACTGGAGCGGGTAGCGCAGTACGCCGACCGCATCCTGTGGGTGCCGGCGCCCGGACAGCCGCCGGCCCTGGGCGCGCCGGCCGAGATCCTCGCGCGGGTGGACCTGACGCCCCCGCTGATCACCCTGGCCAAGGCAATGGGATGGCACCCCCTCCCGCTGACCATCAAACAGGCGCGGCCCTTTGCCCGGCGCGCCGGCCTGGTCGGACAACCCTCTCTCCAGGATGAGGAGTCCGTGATCCGCCGGCGGGCGCCCAACGCCCTCCCGCAGGACAGCCTGACCGTGGACATGCGGGATGTGTGGTACGCCTACTCCGGCACGGACCAGCCGGCCCTGCGCGGCATCCACCTCCAGGTCCATCAGGGAGAATTCCTGGCTCTGATGGGCCGCAATGGTTCGGGCAAGTCTACTTTGCTGAAGCATATCATTGGCCTGCTTCAGCCCCAGCGGGGGCAGGTGCTGGTCGCCGGCCGCGATACCCGCCGGCACAGCGTGGAAGAGCTGGCGCGCTTCGTGGGCTACGTGCCCCAAAACCCCGGCGCGCTCCTGTTCCAGGACACCCTGCGGGATGAGCTGGAATTCACCCTGCGCAATCACGGCATGCCCCTGCGCGATTACACCCCCCTGATACGGGCGTTGGGGCTGGAGCCGCATCTCGAGCGCTATCCGCGCGACCTCAGCGTGGGAGAGCGACAGCGCGCTGCCCTGGCGGCCATCCTGGTAGTGGAACCACCGCTCATCCTGCTCGATGAGCCGACCCGCGGCCTGGATTATCCCCAGAAGCGCTCCCTGGCCGGCTTTCTCAAGGACCAGAAAGCCCAGGGCCGGACGATCATTATGAGCACCCATGATGTGGAGCTGGTGGCGGAATGCGCGGACCGCGTCGTCATACTAGGAGAAGGGGAGGTCATCGTAGATGGGCCGGCGCGCAAGGTGATGACCAGCTCCATGATCTTCTCCTCCCAGGTGAACAAGCTCCTGCGGGATGACCGTTTCCTGACGGTGGAAGATGTGCTGGCCGGCATGCCGCCGGCGGAGGTCGGCCGATGA
- a CDS encoding ECF transporter S component: MRRIGWMNALIILAASAVGVTAFLYPFFTLSPDQQMAGLAAHAHANDAPLVLIILVVFCLGAILANLGSGQMNSKMVAVLGVLVAMNAVLRAIPGPGGFSAVFFLPILCGYAYGGAFGFLLGALSLLVSALMGGGVGPWLPYQMFTAGWVGLTSAWIPDLRRLGRLENILLAVWGAVLGMIFGAIMNIWFWPFVMPPAGDTSMYWSAGLGLRETLERYAVFYVATSLWWDLGRAGGNALLILLFGPAVLKVLRRFQARFRFHIVPAVEHAGMEPR, from the coding sequence ATGAGGCGGATCGGCTGGATGAACGCTCTCATCATCCTGGCGGCCAGTGCCGTAGGCGTCACCGCGTTCCTTTACCCCTTCTTCACGCTGTCGCCGGACCAGCAGATGGCCGGCCTGGCCGCCCACGCTCACGCCAATGATGCTCCCCTGGTGCTCATCATCCTGGTGGTCTTCTGCCTGGGCGCCATCCTGGCCAACCTGGGAAGCGGCCAGATGAACTCCAAAATGGTGGCGGTGCTGGGCGTGCTGGTGGCCATGAATGCGGTCCTGCGCGCCATCCCCGGGCCGGGCGGGTTCTCGGCCGTCTTCTTTCTCCCCATCCTCTGCGGCTATGCGTACGGGGGCGCGTTCGGCTTTCTGCTGGGGGCGCTCTCCCTGCTGGTCTCAGCGCTGATGGGCGGCGGGGTGGGTCCGTGGCTGCCGTATCAAATGTTTACCGCCGGCTGGGTCGGGCTGACATCCGCCTGGATCCCGGACCTGCGCCGGCTGGGCCGGCTGGAAAACATCCTGCTGGCGGTATGGGGCGCTGTGCTGGGGATGATCTTCGGGGCCATCATGAACATCTGGTTCTGGCCGTTCGTCATGCCGCCGGCCGGGGATACCAGCATGTACTGGAGCGCCGGCCTGGGACTGCGCGAAACGCTGGAGCGCTACGCGGTGTTTTACGTGGCGACCTCTTTATGGTGGGACCTGGGCCGCGCCGGCGGCAACGCCCTGCTCATCCTGCTGTTTGGGCCGGCGGTGCTCAAGGTCCTGCGCCGCTTCCAGGCACGCTTCCGGTTTCATATCGTGCCGGCGGTGGAGCACGCCGGCATGGAACCCCGCTAG